The window GTTTTTTTAATAAAATTTAATTTAATGCGTTTTTTGTAACAAATAGTTTCCATCCAAAAATAGCCATCTGTAGTTTAGTGGCTTTACTTAAGTCTAACTTTTGCTTTGTGTAGCTTGGTAATACAAGTTTATTAGCTTTTGCTAGAAACTTGAAAAATGATTGTTTCATACCCTTTAATTTAAATTCAAAATTATTGCTTTAGTTGGTGTTAGCCAAATAGTCTTTAGTATTTTAAAATAAAATGGTAAAACTTATTCTAGACTAAGTTTTACATTTTATGTTCTAAAGTATAATCGATGTTAAAACGTCGACTATTAGTTTGACTAGTGTTAGCATAA is drawn from Psychroserpens sp. NJDZ02 and contains these coding sequences:
- a CDS encoding SsrA-binding protein, giving the protein MKQSFFKFLAKANKLVLPSYTKQKLDLSKATKLQMAIFGWKLFVTKNALN